One segment of Agromyces albus DNA contains the following:
- a CDS encoding aldo/keto reductase: MNTTDMAYTILGRTGLTVSRFALGTMMFGAAGNPDHDDCVRIIHAALDRGINFVDTADMYSGGESEVIVGKALRGRRDDVILATKGHFALQPGLNRSGNSRRHLLRAVDASLTRLGTEWIDLYQVHRPDSDTDLEETLGVLTELVHAGKIRSFGCSTFPAHEIVESQRVAEARGLMRFRTEQPPYNILARGAERDVLPVAERWGMGVLTWSPLAFGFLTGRYRRGAIPAEREGRAALRPAWFDPADPMTTRKLDAVERLIPVADALGTSLPALAAAFPLAHRAVTSVILGPRTMPQLESLLESLELELDDVVLDRIDEIVPPGTDVYAPNAAFDVPRLADPRRRRRVGRLR, encoded by the coding sequence ATGAACACCACTGACATGGCCTACACGATCCTCGGGCGAACGGGGCTGACCGTGTCACGGTTCGCGCTGGGCACCATGATGTTCGGCGCTGCCGGCAATCCCGACCACGACGACTGCGTGCGGATCATCCACGCCGCACTCGACCGCGGCATCAACTTCGTCGACACCGCGGACATGTACTCCGGCGGCGAGTCCGAGGTGATCGTCGGGAAGGCGCTGCGCGGTCGGCGCGACGACGTGATCCTCGCCACCAAGGGCCATTTCGCACTCCAGCCGGGCCTCAACCGGAGCGGCAACTCCCGCCGCCACCTGCTCCGCGCCGTCGATGCCAGCCTGACCCGCCTCGGCACGGAATGGATCGACCTCTACCAGGTGCACCGACCCGACTCGGACACCGACCTCGAGGAGACCCTCGGGGTGCTCACCGAACTCGTGCACGCGGGGAAGATTCGGTCGTTCGGGTGCTCGACGTTCCCCGCCCACGAGATCGTCGAGTCGCAGCGGGTCGCCGAGGCGCGGGGCCTGATGCGGTTCCGCACCGAGCAGCCGCCGTACAACATCCTGGCGCGAGGAGCGGAGCGCGACGTGCTCCCGGTCGCGGAGCGCTGGGGAATGGGGGTGCTGACCTGGAGCCCGCTTGCATTCGGGTTCCTCACCGGACGATACCGACGGGGCGCGATCCCAGCCGAACGCGAGGGACGCGCAGCGCTCCGGCCAGCCTGGTTCGATCCCGCCGATCCCATGACGACGCGCAAGCTCGACGCCGTCGAGCGGCTGATCCCCGTCGCCGACGCGCTCGGCACGTCGCTGCCTGCGCTGGCTGCCGCGTTCCCACTCGCCCACCGTGCTGTCACCTCGGTCATCCTGGGGCCGCGAACCATGCCGCAACTCGAATCGCTGCTCGAGAGCCTCGAGCTCGAGCTCGACGATGTCGTGCTCGACCGGATCGACGAGATCGTGCCTCCAGGCACCGATGTGTACGCGCCCAACGCCGCGTTCGACGTTCCTCGGCTCGCCGACCCGCGCCGCCGACGACGCGTCGGACGCCTGCGCTGA
- a CDS encoding 4-(cytidine 5'-diphospho)-2-C-methyl-D-erythritol kinase has translation MTIAATDEAVHVRAPGKINLFMRVGALQADGYHDVATAYQAVSLYEDVRAWPDDEFSASFGGSIDTSGLPADSSNLAIKAAKLLARTAGVPGGVHLEIDKHVPIAGGMGGGSADAAATLVACDALWGTALSKEELHALAAKLGADVPFALTGGTAVGTGRGDRLSPALATGSFHWVLALAEFGLSTPGVYRELDRRREERPESAPRGTSPVVDVAVLQALRAGDARRLADALHNDLQAAALDVAPGLGGILELGESNGALAGIVSGSGPTVAFLADSTDAALELQVALSAARLNAVHVHGPVHGARIMRS, from the coding sequence ATGACGATCGCGGCGACGGACGAGGCAGTCCACGTTCGTGCGCCCGGCAAGATCAACCTGTTCATGCGCGTCGGCGCGCTGCAGGCCGACGGCTACCACGACGTCGCCACCGCCTACCAGGCGGTGTCGCTCTACGAAGACGTTCGCGCGTGGCCCGACGACGAGTTCAGCGCCTCGTTCGGCGGCAGCATCGACACGTCGGGACTCCCGGCCGACAGCTCCAACCTCGCGATCAAGGCCGCGAAGCTCCTCGCGCGCACGGCGGGCGTGCCGGGCGGCGTGCACCTCGAGATCGACAAGCACGTGCCCATCGCGGGCGGCATGGGCGGAGGCTCCGCGGATGCCGCGGCCACCCTCGTCGCGTGCGACGCGCTCTGGGGCACCGCCCTCTCGAAAGAGGAGCTGCACGCCCTCGCGGCGAAGCTCGGCGCCGACGTGCCGTTCGCCCTCACGGGCGGCACCGCCGTCGGCACCGGACGCGGCGACCGGTTGAGCCCTGCGCTCGCGACCGGCTCGTTCCACTGGGTGCTCGCGCTCGCCGAGTTCGGGCTCTCGACGCCCGGCGTGTACCGCGAGCTCGACCGGCGTCGCGAGGAGCGGCCCGAGTCGGCCCCTCGCGGCACCTCGCCGGTCGTCGACGTCGCCGTGCTGCAGGCGCTGCGTGCGGGCGACGCGCGCCGCCTCGCCGACGCCCTGCACAACGACCTGCAGGCCGCCGCGCTCGACGTCGCGCCGGGCCTCGGCGGAATCCTCGAACTCGGAGAGTCGAACGGGGCGCTCGCGGGCATCGTCTCGGGGTCTGGGCCCACGGTCGCGTTCCTCGCCGACAGCACCGACGCGGCGCTCGAACTCCAGGTCGCGCTCTCGGCGGCCCGGCTGAACGCGGTGCACGTGCACGGTCCGGTGCACGGCGCGCGCATCATGCGCTCTTGA
- the rsmA gene encoding 16S rRNA (adenine(1518)-N(6)/adenine(1519)-N(6))-dimethyltransferase RsmA: MNAHRHEAEGVEASPRLLGPAEIRDLAELLEVTPTKKLGQNFVHDANTVRRIVQTAGVRAGETVLEIGPGFGSLTLGLLEVGASVIAIEIDKRLAAQLPHTAGIMQPGKPLTVVTQDALRVTELPGEPVRLVANLPYNISVPVLLHLLEHFDSLQSGIVMVQSEVGHRLAAGPGSKVYGAPSVKAAWYGHWRTAGQVSRMVFWPVPNVDSVLVGFERADVPGTESERVATFALVDAAFQQRRKMLRQSLSSVLGGTSATATAVLEAAGVDPQERGEQLTVADFLRIARAAAAQS, translated from the coding sequence GTGAACGCGCATCGGCATGAGGCCGAGGGCGTCGAGGCGTCGCCGCGCCTCCTGGGCCCAGCCGAGATCCGCGATCTCGCCGAGCTTCTCGAGGTCACGCCCACCAAGAAGCTCGGACAGAACTTCGTGCACGACGCCAACACGGTGCGCCGCATCGTGCAGACGGCGGGCGTGCGCGCCGGCGAGACCGTGCTCGAGATCGGGCCGGGGTTCGGGTCGCTGACGCTCGGGTTGCTCGAGGTCGGGGCATCCGTCATCGCCATCGAGATCGACAAGCGCCTCGCCGCCCAGCTGCCGCACACCGCCGGAATCATGCAGCCGGGCAAGCCGCTCACCGTCGTCACCCAAGATGCGCTCCGGGTCACCGAACTGCCCGGCGAGCCCGTGCGGCTCGTCGCGAACCTGCCGTACAACATCTCGGTGCCCGTGCTGCTGCACCTGCTCGAGCACTTCGACTCGCTGCAGTCGGGCATCGTGATGGTGCAGTCCGAGGTCGGGCACCGGCTCGCGGCCGGGCCCGGTTCGAAGGTCTACGGCGCCCCGAGCGTGAAGGCCGCCTGGTACGGGCACTGGCGCACGGCCGGCCAGGTCTCGCGAATGGTGTTCTGGCCGGTGCCGAACGTCGATTCCGTGCTCGTCGGCTTCGAGCGAGCGGATGTCCCGGGCACCGAGTCCGAACGCGTCGCCACCTTCGCGCTCGTCGACGCGGCCTTCCAGCAGCGGCGCAAGATGCTCCGGCAGTCGCTCTCCTCGGTGCTCGGCGGAACCTCGGCGACCGCGACGGCGGTGCTCGAGGCCGCCGGCGTCGACCCGCAGGAACGCGGTGAGCAGCTGACCGTCGCCGACTTCCTCCGCATCGCGCGCGCTGCCGCCGCCCAGAGCTGA
- a CDS encoding TatD family hydrolase, whose translation MTGPDHLRTRSDGSRAAAYPPAPQPLPVAVYDNHTHLEIADGALPLDVHEHLERAASVGIAGAVQVGTGVATSRWSADVAAREPRLLAAVALHPNEVPELEASRTLDDALAVIDELAARPRVRAIGETGLDFYRTGDDGRGAQFRSFEAHIDIAKRHGLALQIHDRDAHDEVVATLRRVGAPERTVFHCFSGGEELARIAADAGWYLSFAGNVTFKNAENLREALRVAPRDRILVETDAPYLTPVPLRGRPNAPYLVPHTVRFMAEVLDAELDGFCERLAANTVTVYGSWQDEPRAS comes from the coding sequence GTGACGGGTCCCGACCACCTTCGCACCCGGTCCGACGGCTCTCGCGCCGCGGCATATCCGCCCGCGCCCCAGCCGCTCCCGGTCGCCGTGTACGACAACCACACGCACCTCGAGATCGCCGACGGCGCACTGCCGCTCGACGTGCACGAGCACCTCGAGCGCGCAGCATCCGTCGGCATCGCCGGTGCTGTGCAGGTCGGCACGGGCGTCGCGACCTCGCGCTGGTCGGCCGACGTCGCCGCGCGCGAGCCGCGGCTCCTCGCCGCGGTCGCCCTGCATCCGAACGAGGTGCCCGAGCTCGAGGCATCCCGAACCCTCGACGACGCCCTCGCGGTCATCGACGAGCTCGCGGCGCGGCCGCGCGTTCGTGCGATCGGCGAGACCGGCCTCGACTTCTACCGCACGGGCGACGATGGGCGAGGCGCGCAGTTCCGTTCGTTCGAGGCGCACATCGACATCGCGAAGCGGCACGGGCTCGCCCTGCAGATCCACGACCGCGACGCGCACGACGAGGTCGTCGCGACCCTCCGCCGGGTCGGGGCGCCCGAGCGCACCGTCTTCCACTGCTTCTCGGGCGGCGAGGAGCTCGCGCGGATCGCTGCCGATGCCGGCTGGTACCTCTCCTTCGCCGGCAATGTCACGTTCAAGAACGCCGAGAACCTGCGCGAGGCGCTGCGGGTCGCACCGCGAGACCGGATCCTCGTCGAGACGGATGCTCCGTACCTCACCCCCGTGCCGCTCCGCGGCCGGCCGAATGCGCCCTACCTCGTGCCGCACACGGTGCGATTCATGGCCGAGGTGCTCGACGCCGAGCTCGACGGATTCTGCGAACGGCTGGCGGCGAACACCGTGACCGTGTACGGCTCGTGGCAAGATGAGCCCCGTGCAAGTTGA
- a CDS encoding NADP-dependent oxidoreductase produces the protein MRFSRFGGPEVLEIVEVPVPEPGEGEVVVEVFATGLNPVESAIRRGDHPHRWPVEFPAPQGHDLAGVVIDVGPGDGRFSRGDEVMGYVERGAHATHVSVPESQLMLKPPGLSWEVAGSLHTAGTMAWAAVEGLGLDSTDTIVVTAAAGGVGCLAAQFARLRGATVIGTSAEMRFDFLRQFGVIPAAYGPHLAERVRALTPGPVTAFLDFLGGESHEAIALGVARSRILTVLDWNAVEGQQAVKLSSGDVVALGRVATLVAERRVRLPIADVFPLDEVAEAYRALDRREAPGKIVLGLRVVEYAGQRVREPAIKEQDVTLGVATPHEHMNVEEAVPPAIGDGSVRRRHREEREEREEREERERAETEESEAPVTE, from the coding sequence GTGAGGTTCTCCCGCTTCGGCGGACCAGAGGTGCTCGAGATCGTGGAAGTTCCGGTGCCCGAGCCGGGCGAGGGCGAAGTGGTCGTCGAGGTGTTCGCGACCGGGTTGAACCCCGTCGAGAGCGCGATCAGGCGTGGTGATCACCCGCATCGATGGCCGGTCGAGTTCCCCGCGCCGCAAGGGCACGACCTCGCGGGCGTCGTCATCGACGTGGGCCCGGGCGACGGGCGGTTCTCGCGCGGCGACGAGGTGATGGGATACGTCGAACGCGGCGCCCACGCGACCCACGTGTCGGTGCCCGAGTCACAGCTCATGCTGAAGCCGCCGGGGCTCTCGTGGGAGGTCGCCGGCTCGCTCCACACGGCGGGCACGATGGCGTGGGCGGCTGTCGAGGGCCTCGGCCTCGATTCGACCGACACGATCGTCGTGACGGCAGCAGCCGGAGGAGTCGGATGCCTCGCGGCGCAGTTCGCTCGCTTGCGGGGCGCCACGGTGATCGGCACCTCGGCCGAGATGCGCTTCGACTTCCTGCGCCAGTTCGGCGTCATCCCGGCCGCCTACGGCCCCCACCTCGCCGAGCGGGTGCGAGCTCTCACGCCCGGACCGGTGACGGCGTTCCTCGACTTCCTCGGCGGTGAGTCGCACGAGGCGATCGCGCTCGGCGTGGCGCGCTCGCGCATCCTGACGGTGCTCGACTGGAACGCCGTCGAGGGGCAGCAGGCCGTGAAGCTCTCATCGGGCGATGTCGTCGCGCTCGGCCGCGTCGCCACGCTCGTGGCAGAGCGCCGGGTGCGCCTGCCGATCGCCGACGTCTTCCCGCTCGACGAGGTGGCCGAGGCGTATCGGGCGCTCGACCGGCGTGAGGCACCGGGCAAGATCGTGCTCGGGCTGCGGGTCGTCGAGTACGCCGGGCAGCGCGTGCGGGAACCCGCGATCAAGGAGCAGGACGTGACGCTCGGCGTGGCGACGCCGCACGAGCATATGAACGTCGAGGAGGCCGTGCCACCCGCCATCGGCGACGGCAGCGTGCGTCGCCGGCACCGTGAGGAACGCGAGGAACGCGAGGAACGCGAGGAACGCGAGCGGGCCGAGACCGAGGAGTCCGAGGCGCCCGTGACCGAGTGA
- the rsmI gene encoding 16S rRNA (cytidine(1402)-2'-O)-methyltransferase, producing the protein MIILAATPIGNLGDASARLREALETATLVASEDTRVTHRLLMGLGITNRPRLIALHEHNERQKAGELVELARERDLLVLSDAGMPTVSDPGFPLVAAAAAAGVEVTVIPGPSAVVTALAVSGLPTDRFAFEGFLPRKAGERSRRLAELAGDRRTLVFFEGPSRLAASLGALAEAFGSDRQAAVCRELTKLHEEVKRGPLGELAEWASAGVRGEICIVVGGAGERRVDAADALERVLQLAASGTRLKDAATLVAAESGLGKRELYDAAIDARKAR; encoded by the coding sequence ATGATCATTCTCGCCGCGACGCCCATCGGCAACCTCGGCGACGCGTCGGCGCGATTGCGGGAGGCGCTCGAGACGGCCACCCTCGTCGCCTCCGAGGACACGAGGGTCACGCACCGCCTCCTCATGGGGCTGGGCATCACGAACCGACCGCGTCTCATCGCGTTGCACGAGCACAACGAGCGGCAGAAGGCCGGCGAGCTCGTCGAGCTCGCCCGCGAGCGCGACCTGCTCGTGCTCAGCGACGCGGGCATGCCGACGGTCTCCGACCCGGGCTTCCCGCTCGTCGCCGCGGCCGCCGCGGCGGGCGTCGAGGTCACCGTCATCCCGGGTCCGTCGGCGGTCGTCACCGCGCTCGCCGTGTCGGGCCTGCCGACCGATCGCTTCGCCTTCGAGGGGTTCCTGCCGCGCAAGGCCGGCGAGCGATCCCGTCGCCTCGCCGAGCTCGCCGGCGACCGGCGCACGCTCGTCTTCTTCGAGGGGCCGTCACGCCTCGCCGCGAGCCTCGGCGCGCTCGCCGAGGCGTTCGGCTCCGACCGCCAGGCGGCCGTGTGCCGTGAGCTCACGAAGCTGCACGAAGAGGTGAAGCGCGGGCCGCTCGGCGAGCTCGCCGAATGGGCGTCCGCCGGAGTGCGCGGCGAGATCTGCATCGTCGTCGGCGGCGCAGGAGAGCGGCGCGTCGATGCCGCAGATGCACTCGAGCGAGTGCTCCAGCTCGCGGCATCCGGAACCCGCTTGAAGGATGCCGCCACGCTCGTCGCCGCCGAGAGCGGGCTGGGCAAGCGCGAGCTCTACGATGCCGCGATCGACGCGCGAAAGGCTCGCTGA
- a CDS encoding dolichyl-phosphate-mannose--protein mannosyltransferase: protein MGVEPGAAAARDERAGAASVDDDQLDDDADIRLYREPLGTRLDAWWARTLSTPGRRALWYWGGPLLVTLIAAVLRFWNLGHPQAIVFDETYYVKDAWTLLQNGYESSWPEGADADFANGDTGIFSDDPTYVVHPPLGKWMISLGMAAFGAGDAFWWRATTALAGTIAVFLVAIVARRLFSSTVLAVIAGLLFAVDGNAIVMSRVALLDNWLMLFTLLGFWFVLLDREQARRLLESRLDTARERGHDPAYGPALWARPWLLAAALALGAACAVKWSGLYFVAAFGLYLVVVDALARRRAGVPFWLTAALLKQAPITFVMLVPVAAAAYLASWTGWLVTDGGYYRHWAEEAGHAATGLFSWVPLALQSLWHYHEAAYTYHVGVQQSHPWQANPLTWLLMVRPTNMYFASTDDGSGGCGADTCWESVMGIGNPLIWWAAAAASVYLVYRLARYREWQAGAILLGLAAGYLPWLMYLNRTVFQFYSIVFEPYTVLALVFVIGLVLGRPDDPRWRRQRGLAIVGIFLGFVVLVSAFFLPLWTGMPITPEFRQLHFWLPTWG from the coding sequence ATGGGTGTGGAGCCGGGCGCCGCAGCGGCGCGCGATGAGCGCGCGGGCGCGGCATCCGTCGACGACGACCAGCTCGATGACGACGCCGACATTCGCCTGTATCGCGAGCCGCTCGGGACGAGGCTCGACGCCTGGTGGGCGCGGACCCTCTCGACGCCCGGCAGGCGCGCCCTCTGGTACTGGGGCGGGCCCCTTCTCGTCACGCTCATCGCCGCGGTGCTGCGGTTCTGGAACCTCGGGCATCCGCAGGCGATCGTCTTCGACGAGACCTACTACGTGAAAGACGCCTGGACCCTCCTGCAGAACGGCTACGAGTCGAGCTGGCCCGAGGGCGCCGACGCCGACTTCGCGAACGGCGACACGGGCATCTTCTCGGACGATCCCACCTACGTGGTGCATCCGCCGCTCGGCAAGTGGATGATCTCGCTCGGCATGGCCGCCTTCGGCGCGGGCGACGCGTTCTGGTGGCGGGCGACGACCGCACTCGCCGGCACGATCGCGGTGTTCCTCGTCGCGATCGTCGCGCGCCGCCTGTTCTCCTCGACGGTGCTCGCCGTGATCGCCGGACTCCTCTTCGCCGTCGACGGCAATGCGATCGTGATGTCACGGGTGGCGCTCCTCGACAACTGGCTCATGCTCTTCACGCTGCTCGGGTTCTGGTTCGTGCTGCTCGACCGCGAGCAGGCTCGCCGGCTCCTCGAGTCGCGGCTCGACACGGCGCGCGAGCGCGGCCACGACCCGGCCTACGGGCCGGCGCTCTGGGCGCGGCCATGGCTGCTGGCCGCGGCCCTCGCGCTCGGCGCGGCATGCGCCGTCAAGTGGTCGGGCCTCTACTTCGTCGCCGCCTTCGGCCTCTACCTCGTGGTCGTCGACGCGCTCGCCCGCCGCCGCGCCGGCGTGCCGTTCTGGCTCACGGCCGCCCTGCTCAAGCAAGCGCCGATCACCTTCGTGATGCTCGTGCCCGTGGCCGCGGCGGCGTACCTCGCGTCGTGGACCGGCTGGCTCGTCACCGACGGCGGCTACTACCGGCACTGGGCCGAGGAGGCCGGCCATGCCGCGACGGGCCTGTTCTCATGGGTGCCGCTCGCATTGCAGAGCCTCTGGCACTACCACGAGGCGGCGTACACCTACCACGTCGGCGTGCAGCAGTCGCATCCGTGGCAGGCCAATCCGCTCACGTGGCTGCTCATGGTCCGCCCGACGAACATGTACTTCGCCTCCACCGACGACGGGTCGGGCGGATGCGGCGCCGACACGTGCTGGGAATCGGTCATGGGCATCGGCAACCCGCTCATCTGGTGGGCGGCGGCCGCGGCATCCGTCTACCTCGTCTACCGGCTCGCGCGCTACCGCGAATGGCAGGCCGGCGCCATCCTGCTGGGGCTCGCGGCCGGGTACCTGCCGTGGCTGATGTACCTGAACCGCACGGTCTTCCAGTTCTACTCGATCGTGTTCGAGCCGTACACGGTGCTCGCGCTCGTGTTCGTGATCGGCCTCGTGCTCGGCCGGCCCGACGATCCGCGGTGGCGGCGGCAACGCGGCCTCGCGATCGTCGGCATCTTCCTTGGCTTCGTCGTGCTCGTCTCGGCGTTCTTCCTGCCGCTCTGGACCGGAATGCCGATCACGCCCGAGTTCCGGCAGCTGCACTTTTGGCTGCCGACGTGGGGGTAA
- a CDS encoding YeiH family protein, with the protein MRERMPGLLVAASAALIAWLVHLALPFVPLLTAAVVLGILVAQVPAVRPALLGVLAPGLEVASRHLLRLGIVLLGLKLSLVDIAALGWVSILTTIAVVVLTFVGTIGLGRALGLSGHQPVLVASGFSICGASAIGAMAAALRARDEEQAVPVALVTLCGTLAIAVLPALWHPLGLSQTGFGHWVGAGVHDVGQVVATAQVAGTTALAVAVVVKLTRVLMLAPLVAITVAIERRRPTDATAVRTALVPLFVAGFLAAVLLNTFVPLPDWLLTGADWAQTALLSMALFALGASIRFAELARTGWRALVVGLTSWALVAGLAYGAVLLG; encoded by the coding sequence ATGCGCGAACGGATGCCGGGGCTGCTCGTGGCAGCATCCGCGGCGCTCATCGCCTGGCTCGTTCACCTGGCACTGCCGTTCGTGCCGCTGCTCACGGCGGCCGTGGTGCTCGGCATCCTGGTCGCGCAGGTTCCCGCCGTGCGACCGGCGCTCCTCGGCGTGCTCGCCCCCGGCCTGGAGGTCGCGAGCCGGCACCTGCTGCGCCTCGGCATCGTGCTCCTCGGACTGAAGCTCAGCCTCGTCGACATCGCCGCGCTCGGGTGGGTGTCGATCCTCACGACGATCGCCGTCGTGGTGCTCACGTTTGTCGGCACGATCGGCCTCGGCCGTGCGCTCGGTCTATCCGGTCACCAGCCCGTGCTCGTCGCGAGCGGATTCTCGATCTGCGGCGCCTCCGCGATCGGCGCCATGGCTGCAGCCCTGCGCGCTCGCGACGAGGAGCAGGCGGTGCCCGTGGCCCTCGTCACGCTGTGCGGCACGCTCGCAATCGCGGTGCTGCCCGCGCTGTGGCATCCGCTCGGCCTCTCGCAGACCGGATTCGGGCACTGGGTCGGTGCGGGAGTGCACGATGTCGGGCAGGTCGTCGCGACCGCGCAGGTCGCGGGCACCACGGCGCTCGCGGTGGCCGTCGTCGTGAAGCTCACCCGGGTGCTCATGCTCGCCCCGCTGGTCGCGATCACGGTCGCGATCGAGCGACGGCGGCCGACGGATGCCACTGCCGTCCGCACCGCGCTCGTGCCGCTCTTCGTGGCCGGCTTCCTCGCTGCGGTGCTGCTCAACACGTTCGTGCCGCTGCCCGACTGGCTGCTCACGGGAGCCGACTGGGCGCAGACCGCCCTCCTCTCGATGGCGCTCTTCGCGCTCGGTGCCTCGATCCGGTTCGCCGAGCTCGCTCGCACGGGGTGGCGCGCCCTCGTTGTGGGCCTCACGTCGTGGGCGCTCGTCGCCGGGCTCGCCTACGGGGCGGTGCTGCTCGGCTGA
- a CDS encoding NAD(P)-dependent alcohol dehydrogenase, with protein sequence MRAVVRSQYGGPELLSLAEVAAPVAAADEVLIRVQAVAVSVGDVFLLHGEPRIVRTVSGLRRPKQQILGRDVAGLVEAVGEKVTHFRVGDAVYGESDQGGWAELVAVPERFVALRPANVDAVHAAAVPVSGTTALQGLRLAAAGAGQHVLVNGASGGVGGFVVQLAKVMGAEVTGVCSAAKAEHVRAIGADHVIDYATEDFTAAGRYDVIFDLVANHPLSNLRRALTPRGTLVLSAGSGGRVLGPLGRIAAASVVSPFVSQRLRPLAAIRNGDDLAELARHIESGAVRPVVDEVFPLERTADAVERLESGAVRGKVIVEV encoded by the coding sequence ATGAGGGCCGTCGTCCGGAGTCAGTACGGCGGCCCAGAGCTGCTCTCGCTCGCCGAGGTCGCCGCGCCCGTGGCGGCCGCCGACGAGGTGCTCATCCGCGTGCAGGCGGTCGCCGTGAGCGTCGGCGACGTGTTCCTCCTTCACGGCGAGCCGCGCATCGTTCGTACTGTGTCGGGCCTCCGTCGTCCGAAACAGCAGATCCTCGGCAGGGATGTCGCGGGCCTCGTCGAAGCCGTCGGCGAGAAGGTCACGCATTTCCGTGTCGGCGACGCCGTCTATGGCGAATCCGACCAGGGCGGCTGGGCGGAGCTCGTCGCGGTGCCCGAGCGCTTCGTCGCACTCCGCCCCGCGAACGTCGACGCCGTGCATGCCGCGGCCGTGCCGGTCTCGGGCACCACCGCCCTGCAGGGCTTGCGCCTCGCCGCCGCGGGCGCCGGGCAGCACGTGCTCGTGAACGGCGCCTCGGGCGGCGTCGGCGGATTCGTCGTGCAGCTCGCGAAGGTGATGGGCGCCGAGGTGACGGGCGTCTGCAGCGCCGCGAAGGCCGAGCACGTCCGCGCGATCGGCGCCGACCACGTGATCGACTACGCCACCGAGGACTTCACGGCAGCAGGACGGTACGACGTGATCTTCGACCTCGTCGCGAACCATCCCCTCTCGAACCTCCGCCGCGCGCTCACCCCGCGGGGCACGCTCGTGCTCTCAGCTGGGAGCGGCGGCAGGGTGCTCGGGCCGCTCGGGCGCATCGCCGCGGCATCCGTCGTCTCGCCGTTCGTCTCGCAGCGGCTCCGCCCGCTCGCAGCCATCAGGAACGGCGACGACCTCGCCGAGCTGGCGCGCCACATCGAATCGGGCGCGGTGCGGCCGGTGGTCGACGAGGTGTTCCCGCTCGAGCGCACGGCCGATGCCGTCGAACGACTCGAGTCGGGCGCGGTTCGCGGCAAGGTCATCGTCGAGGTCTGA
- a CDS encoding NAD(P)-dependent alcohol dehydrogenase — translation MRTAVYEQYGGPDVVRIVEADEPEIGDTDVLVRVDATVVGASDSAGRWGTPRFARLFFGLARPKHPVLGTDFAGVVERVGGSVTRFAAGDRVFGTVAPLLGAHAEFVKVPADGAIVLVPEQVDQAEAVALIDGFLTALPFLRDGAHVRPGQTVLVNGASGTVGAAAVQLAKHFGATVVGVCSGSNESLVRSLGADRVIDYTRDDFTDARDAYDVVFDAVGKRSFGQARRSLTSTGVYLTTVPSLGILLQAPFMRWFSRGRRAGILFTGLRGAQAKAADLALLVELVEAGALTPVIDQVVPFDDIVEAHRRVDTGHKAGSVVVAVTTAGRRMPQPIRPAAAS, via the coding sequence ATGAGAACAGCAGTGTATGAGCAGTATGGCGGGCCCGACGTGGTGCGCATCGTCGAAGCCGACGAGCCCGAGATCGGCGACACCGACGTGCTCGTGCGCGTCGATGCCACGGTCGTCGGCGCATCCGACAGCGCGGGCCGGTGGGGCACGCCCCGATTCGCGCGACTCTTCTTCGGGCTCGCGCGGCCGAAGCATCCGGTGCTCGGCACCGACTTCGCCGGGGTGGTCGAACGGGTCGGCGGCAGCGTGACCCGCTTCGCCGCCGGCGACCGCGTGTTCGGTACGGTCGCGCCGCTCCTCGGAGCCCACGCCGAGTTCGTGAAGGTTCCCGCTGACGGCGCCATCGTGCTCGTGCCCGAGCAGGTCGACCAGGCTGAGGCCGTCGCGCTCATCGACGGATTCCTCACCGCGCTGCCCTTCCTCCGCGACGGCGCGCACGTGCGGCCCGGGCAGACCGTGCTCGTGAACGGGGCATCCGGAACCGTGGGCGCTGCGGCGGTGCAGCTCGCGAAGCACTTCGGGGCCACCGTCGTCGGCGTCTGCAGCGGGTCGAACGAGTCGCTCGTGCGCTCGCTCGGCGCCGATCGGGTGATCGACTACACCCGTGACGACTTCACCGACGCGCGCGACGCGTACGACGTCGTGTTCGACGCGGTCGGCAAGCGCTCGTTCGGGCAGGCGCGTCGGTCGCTCACGTCGACGGGTGTGTACCTCACGACCGTGCCGTCGCTCGGGATCCTGTTGCAGGCGCCGTTCATGCGGTGGTTCAGTCGGGGTCGCCGGGCGGGCATCCTCTTCACGGGCCTGCGCGGGGCGCAGGCGAAGGCCGCCGACCTCGCGCTCCTCGTCGAGCTCGTGGAGGCGGGCGCCCTCACGCCGGTGATCGACCAGGTGGTGCCGTTCGACGACATTGTCGAGGCCCACCGGCGCGTCGACACAGGTCACAAGGCCGGCAGCGTCGTCGTCGCGGTGACCACCGCGGGTCGGCGGATGCCGCAGCCGATCCGACCGGCGGCAGCGTCATGA
- a CDS encoding helix-turn-helix transcriptional regulator gives MVKPTQVTNDIRSLRFRHGEMTQAELAERIGVTRQTVIAIEQGRYSPSLEMAFQIARVFGVPLDAVFQYPETEETAS, from the coding sequence ATGGTGAAGCCCACGCAGGTGACGAACGACATCCGCTCCTTGCGGTTCCGCCACGGCGAGATGACCCAGGCCGAGCTCGCAGAGCGGATCGGCGTGACCCGCCAGACCGTCATCGCGATCGAACAGGGGCGGTACTCGCCCTCGCTCGAGATGGCCTTCCAGATCGCCCGGGTGTTCGGGGTCCCGCTCGATGCAGTGTTCCAGTACCCCGAGACCGAGGAGACGGCGTCATGA